The Caproicibacterium lactatifermentans genome contains a region encoding:
- a CDS encoding THUMP domain-containing class I SAM-dependent RNA methyltransferase — MEDFKLTAPCLLGVEGLVSRELRDMGAQNVQAQNGHVLFDGTPQMLVRANLCSRFAERIQVEMGTFPACTFDQLFEGVRALPWECWIGREDAFPVKGHCLSSQLHSVPDCQKIIKKAIVERLKNRYHVSWFKESGNLYQVQFLIMKDQVRVMLDTSGIGLHKRGYRRKAAQAPIKETLAAALAALSRVRTDANLYDPCCGSGTILIESAMYAMHMAPGLRRHFTAQQWPQIPEELWEQERGRAQDLILWDAAFTGYGSDINEEAVQLTLENARKAGVGDRIQARQADLADFAPQTEHGCVICNPPYGERLLDLKQAEALYRNMGQVFPARRGWNYTVICSDEIFEHCFGRKADKSRKLYNGMIKCRAYMFYKHP; from the coding sequence GGGCCTTGTCAGCAGGGAACTGCGCGATATGGGTGCACAGAATGTGCAGGCACAAAATGGTCATGTACTGTTCGACGGCACCCCGCAGATGCTGGTACGGGCCAATCTATGTTCCCGTTTTGCGGAACGGATACAGGTGGAAATGGGTACATTTCCTGCCTGTACGTTTGACCAGCTTTTTGAGGGCGTGCGTGCTCTGCCATGGGAATGCTGGATAGGCAGGGAGGACGCGTTCCCCGTCAAGGGGCATTGCCTTTCTTCTCAGCTGCACAGTGTGCCGGACTGCCAGAAAATCATCAAAAAGGCGATTGTGGAACGTTTGAAAAACCGTTACCATGTCAGCTGGTTTAAGGAAAGCGGCAATTTGTATCAGGTGCAGTTCCTGATTATGAAAGACCAGGTGCGTGTTATGCTGGACACTTCCGGCATTGGCCTGCACAAGCGAGGTTACCGGAGAAAGGCGGCACAGGCACCGATTAAGGAAACGCTGGCGGCGGCGCTGGCGGCCTTGTCCCGTGTGCGTACGGACGCAAACCTATATGACCCCTGCTGCGGTTCCGGTACCATCTTGATTGAATCGGCTATGTATGCCATGCATATGGCACCCGGTCTGCGTCGTCACTTCACGGCCCAGCAGTGGCCGCAGATTCCGGAAGAACTGTGGGAGCAGGAGCGCGGACGTGCACAGGACCTTATCCTGTGGGACGCGGCTTTTACCGGCTACGGCAGTGATATTAATGAGGAAGCGGTTCAGCTGACGCTGGAAAATGCCCGCAAGGCCGGTGTCGGTGACCGCATTCAGGCACGGCAGGCAGATTTGGCCGATTTTGCCCCGCAGACGGAGCATGGCTGTGTCATTTGCAACCCGCCTTATGGCGAACGCCTTCTGGACCTTAAACAGGCAGAAGCCTTGTACCGCAACATGGGCCAAGTTTTTCCGGCACGCCGCGGTTGGAATTATACTGTTATTTGTTCCGATGAAATTTTTGAGCACTGCTTTGGACGGAAAGCCGATAAAAGCCGCAAACTGTATAATGGCATGATTAAATGCCGTGCCTATATGTTCTATAAGCATCCATAA
- a CDS encoding co-chaperone GroES yields MTIKPLSDRILIKMEPAEETTKSGILLTGSAKEKPQVADVVAVGPGGLVDGKEVKMTVKVGDRVLTSKYSGTEVKVDGEDYTIVRQSDVLAVVE; encoded by the coding sequence ATGACAATTAAACCTTTGTCCGACAGAATCCTGATTAAAATGGAACCCGCAGAAGAAACCACAAAAAGTGGTATTTTGCTGACCGGCTCTGCAAAAGAGAAGCCTCAGGTCGCTGACGTTGTTGCAGTTGGCCCTGGCGGATTGGTAGACGGCAAGGAAGTTAAGATGACTGTTAAGGTCGGCGACCGTGTACTGACCAGCAAGTATTCCGGCACCGAAGTGAAGGTCGACGGCGAAGATTACACCATTGTTCGTCAGTCCGATGTTCTGGCAGTTGTCGAATAA